In the Archocentrus centrarchus isolate MPI-CPG fArcCen1 chromosome 11, fArcCen1, whole genome shotgun sequence genome, tggggaaaaaaagatttctcaAGTCAAACATCAAATTTACCACTAAAGCTTTTTACATCAAATCCATGCCTGGTCACATGAAGCCTATTCCCATCAGAAAATGTGAGGGAATATCTAAATTTAAAGTCAAtataaaacagtaaataaagATTGTAGATCGAAATTTTAAATCATGACGGTATGACCAAAAACTTTTGAGAACAGGTCCATAAAGATCAAAAACCTCTTCCATTCTCCCGCTCTCGAGCGTGTCCAAACAGCTTTTGGTGCAGCCGGAGCGCTGCAATTCCAGAGAGCAACCATCAGCCGACCTGAATCCCACGTGGACATCGTCACAGGTGATGGCAGCTGGGTCTCTGGCTGCGACCTGAGGCTGAAGGAAGTGGCATCAGGAACTCACCATTATTTATCAGCAGTCACCGTGAGCTTGTCTGTCAGTGCAAGACCATCAATGCAGATCTGTGCTGTACTGTCTGAGGGAGATCTTTGAGAAGAAATGATCTGAATGGTGGTGTGAAAACAGATGTTCGGCCACAGCCTGTCCCGTTCACCTGATCTGGTTTGAAAATCAAGCTGAATGATGGTTTTTTTCGACACACTGAAGCAGACTCGGCCCAACACGACGAGACTTCTGCTAAAAGAGCTAAAAACCAGCAGCTGCAATGAAAATGGTCCAGAGGTGCACGAGAAGATGATCTTGACTTAGAGGTCTAAGATTTGGgaattttattgatttgttcTCAGAAACAtcgtttcaaaaaaaaaaaaaaaggcaggttGAGAATAAGTGCACtgaattaataatttaaaaaaaaaaaaagaggaaaagctgaAGATTATTTACTGGTCTAATTAAGAGTTTGTGAAGAACACTGCAAAAAAGTTTGATCCCAGAATCAGCTCTAtaaaaaactgaacttaaacTTAAGATAAACTCTGAGCATTTCTACCTAGAAAATCTTTGTGAAAACTGCGACTTGAGTCAAAGATTATTTAGGACTTAACTTTCCTGCTGAAAATGGCTATCCATAAATACAGCTCTCTTTTAAACTATTTTATgatcttttatatttttgcaaAGTCCTTATTTGGTCATttgtgcaaaaagaaaataaaatgcatttatttttacagaaagTCGCATTTCGAattggtgcttttattttggcacCTCCAATGCAGGGAAAACAAATCATCCAGTTTGGTATCAGTACGcagtgaagctgctgcagcaggttaCTCTTGGAGACTActctgcttcattttcagcttttaaaGGAGGAATGGTGAAACATTTGTGTTTGTCCAGGCAGGCAGGAACCAGCGTACGTACCAGCTGTTAATCACTGTTTTTGTTCCCCTCTGTTAACCTTCCAGCTTctgatcagtttgttttcctttgctgATAAATCAGCTCAATAAACCCAGTTCAGTGTAGAGATTAAATAACCCAAGTTAATGCCAGTGAacgaagaaaagaaagatgcaGATTTCCCACGAAACTGTGGCAGCTGAACTTAAAAACAGCGCAGGCTTGGAGAGAAAAGCAGCCCTTCACTCCTCCTCATGCCTCCCTCTGTGGGGTAGGagacttctgctgctgtggctgctggTCCATGGTGGGAGCGTAGTAAAGCTCCAGAGGCTTCCTGACCTTCCAGTACTTCTCGTTGACCAACTCCAGAGTCAGAGAGCCGTTGAGAGTCTGAGAAGGAGGATGCAGGGAAACAAACGGAAGTGGATGAGCATAAAAAGTGACTAAAAGGTAAGATCTTCCTGCGGGCTACAAcagaaaagcctttttttttttttttaacttgcagTGGAATCAGTCAGTCCAGCTTTCTTCCCCCACATACCAGAAAACCAACTCCttttgcacacatgcaaaaataTGCCCACTTCGTACCCCTACTTTCCACAATAAAAGCCCTAAACATATTCACTGTAACAGCTTACCAGAAGGAAGCAACTTAATAAACTTGTTTATTAAGTTGTAAACTTGTTTATTAAGCAATTAACTGATGTTAATTGCTTCAACATCAGTTTCTGggataaaaatttaaaataacaacATTTAAAATTTCCTCCTGATTTTTTCatccaaagaaagaaaaaggtctTAAGATCATTTTTCAAGGACCTGAAACAATCGTCTGTATTTCCAGACAAACAAAATACTCACAGTCATATTTGTACACAGGATTTTGTAAAAGCATCCACATACACATCTCCCTGGTTTTGTAAAGAATGTCTAATATATTAGATAGATTATTGTTTAAAAGAGTTTTTGAAAAGagtatttaaataaacattttttccagttttgacAAAATACCAAATCTATTGaagtccaataaaaaaaaaaaaaagggttgaaGGCTGCTTGGACTTACGAGTTATAAAAACTTGTAACCATTTTAAATTCATGATGTGACCCACTAGATATTTAGATTGTGAAAGCATATTTGTAATACTAAAATTAGGTTCAAATTATTAGATTCAAAAAATGAAGTTTTTTGAGCAACTTCATGGATTtaagaacacaaacactggcCTCAGACAGCTGAAATCGCAGCTAACAGTTTCATTAGTCGGCTAAAGTGATGGTTCAATGGTTCAATCGCTACATTAATGTTTGGCATGTGGAACTCAGAAGTTATTAATAAACTGGAGAAGTACTAAAAGCATTAATCTGCATTAGCTGAAGGACGCACGGGAGAAATGTGAGTTAAAGTCTTAGTTAAATGGttgtttttataaaataaaattaaaaacaggcaaatttaaaatgacaaactTCTGCAATAAAATGTGCACTGCAGCTTACAAAAgaacaacttaaaaaaataatgttagtAAAACTTCAGTTTTAAATGTGAGGTAGTTGCTCCTGTGATACAGTCGCACTTTTTGGCCAAACCTCTGAAAAGCCTCAAATGCAGGTCAGTCGTTACTCACAGAGAACTGGCCTCCCCGCGTCATGATGTAGATGGTGTACTGCTTCTCACTGATGTTGCTCAGACTCGTCCCCTCTCCACTTCCTGCTGTTCCTCCAttttcacctcctcctccttcagctcgtcgctcctctcctcctgcctcctctcgtcctctctcctctggttcCCTCTCCGTGCGTCTGTCCTCCAGGGCGATGCGCAGCGCCAGGTATTTCGACAGGTGGTCCACTGTGGCGTTAGCTGTTGTCTTCACATATCTGGGAAAGGAAGAAAATTATGGAAAATGAAGGCAGAAGATGGCAATGATTCTTCAGCCGTGCAATACATCTAAATCATAAATTTACTGTTTAGCCCATTTGAATTTGCTCTGACCTGTAACAGCTGAATTTTTTGGCCACTTGGGGACACACTCATCACTTCACACTCATAACttacatttttattgatttattgattttttttattgatttctaGACCCAGTTTTAGCTCTGTGTTTGGTCTCTACCAGCTcctgaaaataatttttggtTGCTAAATTTAGAGTAAAGTTTTAGCTGAAAAGCTGAATATTGAGCTTACCTGGTCTGGTTGTAATCCTGGGCCCGGACCAGCTGTGGGTGTGGTCTGAACACCAGCTCGATCTCAGAGGACGGCCCTTCTTTGTGGCGTCTCAGAGGGGGAGTCGGGCTCCCGCTATCCATCTCAGGGCCGGAGCCATCATCTGATGGACGCGGCCGCTTGCGACTCGGCCCGGCCTCTGGAGGGGTCTGACCGCgtgggtggggtgtgtgtgAGGGGGCAGAGTCATGGGAGAGGTGTGAGCGGGAGTCACCATTGTCCTCCCCGCCACTGTAGGTGGTGTTGTCACTCTCTTGAGTGGGCTTCTTCACCCGGTGGTTCCTGCAGGGccaaggtacacacacacacacacacacacacacacgcacacgacATCATGATGCTCCTCATATTTCAGTAAACTTGCTGGATGTGGTGAGTggacaacaacagcagctgtgtcatTAAGTTAGAAACAGCAAGAAAAGAAGGCTCTGGGGTAAATGTGggctgcaaagtggcttgcaggtgcaggctaaagcagcttaaGAAGCAATGAACCATATATGAGGATAATAGCTACATGGCCTACCTGAACCAGCACTACACTTTTATTGTTCTATCAGTTTAATCAGGAAAATTAATGACATATTTCCTCGAGTGGCTGAAGTGTTAAACCTGCACATCCTCACATCTATGTAGGGCAGAGCcgaaaaaaatacaaatccataaaaaaagaattaatggttttatatttttgcagAATTCCAGTATTCTGGTTTTGATCAAACCTGCTCTTCATCAGACATAGGGCGGCGCCATCTTAAGTCATCTGTGATAGGTCACATGACCAATGGCAATAATATATCAGAACCACATCTAATAAAGGCAAACTgctaataaaaaattaataaaagctGTAGAAATCATATATATGGCCTTGGTATGAGTCAGAAAAATCAGTGCCTGAAAagactcaaaaataaataaataaagattagatGATTAGAAGAGTGAAGTTATAAAACTAATCTGCGTCACCTCTCGGACCTGTAGCGGGCCTGCTGCCGGAGCCCCTCCTCAATGCTGGAGCTCAGCGCCTCCTTGTTGTGCAGCCTGTTGAGCCGTTCGAGGACACGGCGCTGGTGGGCCTCGTACTCGTCGCGACTTGGGTAGATCTTGGAGATCAGCGCGTCAAAGTTTGAGTCTCTGCGCAGAGAACGTCTGGAGACCAGCTTCTTCCTGCAGGTCGGACACTCCTTGTTCCTGCAGAGGGAGAAACTGCTCTCAGCCTGAAGCTTTTCAACAATGACGTggctgattttttaaaaagctgctggCATTTAAATTAGTCACTGAACAGATTTAACTAGACTAACTTTACCTTAACAAATTTAACACCATTTTGTTCTTGTTAGGGTCGGTCAGGGGTTTGATGGCAAAATTTCCCTCAGCGTACAACTAATCAAAAgtcaatttaaaatttaaagcgGAATTACTGATTATATTACTGACTCAGTTGATTGGACAAATCAAGCTAGCATGAATAACATCTAGTGGCTGCTGCGGTCTCACCCGGATCGCAGGGCGGTGACGATGCAGTCTGAGCAGAAGCGGTGCAGACACTCTTTGGTGGTCATGGTGTTCTTCAGCATGTCCAGACAGATAGGACACATGAGCTCGCTGTGCAGAGAGCGAGGAGACACAGCCACCTCCGTCCCATCCATGATGGCctcctgaacacacacaaaaacgttTACGTGCTCAAATGTGACGACATGAATGAAAGCTTTTCCACCCACACTCCATCTGCTATTAACTCAGTGCGTCTCAaatatttctgcagatatttaagtatatctttcatgggacaacactgacaaaatgacactttgacacaatgaaaagtagtctgtgtgcagcttatataacagtgtaaatttattcttccctcaaaataactcaatatacagccattaatgtctaaaccagtggcaacaaaagtgagtacacccctaagagactacacccgtaaatgtccaaattgagcactgcttgtcatttcccctccaaaatgtcatgtgactcgttagtgttactaggtctcaggtgtgcatagggagcaggtgtgttcagttttgtagtacagctctcacactctctcatactggtcactgaaagttccaacatggcataGAACTCTCTGaagatcttaaaagacgaattgttgctctacatgaagactgtaatataagctgcacacagactactgctCATTGTgccaaagtgtcattttgtcagtgttgtcccatgaaaagatatacttaaatatatgcagacatgtgagaggtgtactcacttttgtgatacactgtacataGGTGCAGAAGCTGGTTTGTAGAAGCCACCATATTCCCCCATCATACATGAATACAGTGGCTGCGCAGGACATCTCCCCTCTCACTAATGACATTTTACGTATGTGGGTAGAGACTGGCCAGATATGTAGTATATGTAGTATGCCAAAGGCTGAAGAGAAGTCACAGGCATTTGGCTGCTGTGGAGGgacattttaatttgtgtctGCACCTTCAAACTCAAGAGAAGAAGAATCCCTTGATACCCTTGTTTTACAGTTTAGGTCTGCTTcaccaaagaagtgaaaatgcGAAGGAAAGACACAATGCGACtggcatcttaataaaatggCATCCCTTTCCTCCTGACCAAAGAGACTAAGCGAGACTGACCTCACATTTCAACGGGTCCCCGGCAAATCACGGGACTTCAGAGGCTGCCATTTGTATTTGTCTGTGGCCTTTAGGCTCAGTGTGTGTTGCACTGACTGTCCAAAGGTTTCCTGAATGTCCGCGAGAATGATCACCAAAGGTGCTCGATTTTGCTGCGCCATCAACTGCAGCAATAACAAGACTTCCACTGACCCAGGACGGGTCAGAAGTACAGTCCATCGATTTCCTACTGACAAAGAATGAGCGATCAATGCTGTGAGTCACTGGGTCAGTGAGTGTGAGGAGTGAGAAGTAAAATTCAATCTGATAATGAATAGATTGAGATAAGCATCAGTGGAACAGAATGAGTGTTTGCTGATTTCAGACATGTTTGTGAAACATGATTAAAATCCTGTAGCTAGCCACACCCCTGCAGTCACTGCAGACCGAGGGTAGTTTAGCCACCATTAGCTCTCCCCCAGCTGACTGTCCCCGGCTCAGAAAGAAGAGCTTAATTAATCTCTTCTCTCTGAGCCGGCACAGTAACGGTGAGAAAGCAAAGCCCTAaacagaagccccgggtacaccaccgaCCCGTCACATATCTAATCATTTTTCCCCACTCTGTGACACACccaccgaggaacaaactctggttattggtggcTGTTTTGATAAATGTGACGCTAGTGACACCAGCAACCATAATCTATTGTCTTCCTggggccagagcaggtgacacagaaggaaatctgaaactgctggctaaggctaactGTAGATTTGGGACATTGATAACTCATGTCAGCAGTAACGACACTTATTCTATAATTGCTTGTACATTGATATAGTTGATCCTCATAATTAGTTTTTATGTTCAAaatatataatgttttgatgCACGGTCAATAATATTGGTGGTCTTATGAACACATGATGATGGGAATTGTAACTGACACTCCCCTCTACAGGATGGTGTCACTGCTCTTTAAACATTACCACATGCGCTTCTTCAGTTGTCGGTTTCAGATCTTTTTCTCCCCtttattttagctttattttctTCGAGGCATCTCTTGAGT is a window encoding:
- the LOC115788653 gene encoding E3 ubiquitin-protein ligase RING2-A isoform X2, yielding MAAPVNIQAPSKTWELSLYELHRSPQEAIMDGTEVAVSPRSLHSELMCPICLDMLKNTMTTKECLHRFCSDCIVTALRSGNKECPTCRKKLVSRRSLRRDSNFDALISKIYPSRDEYEAHQRRVLERLNRLHNKEALSSSIEEGLRQQARYRNHRVKKPTQESDNTTYSGGEDNGDSRSHLSHDSAPSHTPHPRGQTPPEAGPSRKRPRPSDDGSGPEMDSGSPTPPLRRHKEGPSSEIELVFRPHPQLVRAQDYNQTRYVKTTANATVDHLSKYLALRIALEDRRTEREPEERGREEAGGEERRAEGGGGENGGTAGSGEGTSLSNISEKQYTIYIMTRGGQFSTLNGSLTLELVNEKYWKVRKPLELYYAPTMDQQPQQQKSPTPQREA
- the LOC115788653 gene encoding E3 ubiquitin-protein ligase RING2-A isoform X1, with the translated sequence MAAPVNIQAPSKTWELSLYELHRSPQEAIMDGTEVAVSPRSLHSELMCPICLDMLKNTMTTKECLHRFCSDCIVTALRSGNKECPTCRKKLVSRRSLRRDSNFDALISKIYPSRDEYEAHQRRVLERLNRLHNKEALSSSIEEGLRQQARYRSERNHRVKKPTQESDNTTYSGGEDNGDSRSHLSHDSAPSHTPHPRGQTPPEAGPSRKRPRPSDDGSGPEMDSGSPTPPLRRHKEGPSSEIELVFRPHPQLVRAQDYNQTRYVKTTANATVDHLSKYLALRIALEDRRTEREPEERGREEAGGEERRAEGGGGENGGTAGSGEGTSLSNISEKQYTIYIMTRGGQFSTLNGSLTLELVNEKYWKVRKPLELYYAPTMDQQPQQQKSPTPQREA